cgaaaattcaaatttaaaaaataattttctatttaaaaaggTCACCTTgatgtatttaaataatttttcttaatttttttaataacaaatgaaATTCTTCTATTATTTCAagactttttataataattactgtcTCTCCATTAAATAAACTAAGCTTTTTATTTCTAAGCTCCTCAAACATGCGAGAAACTCTTTCGCACGCGCCATCTATCGgcaaaaaatcaaactaaacTCACCGGTTCGTCGACAGGCTCATCTAGGATCTCCTCGGGGCCGCTCCACCTCTCGGGGTCTCCATCCAGGctgtaaatagaaaaaataccaacaaataaattaataatctaataaAATAGTGATAAAAGCAATTAATATCATCAAAGTCGTAATCTTTGATAAGTAAGATAAGATTAAACAATCTAACATTTTGCATTACTGAATTGCACCCACGGCATTCATTATTTCAAggtaataaatacattttataaataaataaatttttatagattttcaATACAGATCCATTAATTTGAACGAAATAACTTTAATTAGTTCCTCAGATGTCGAAATTTAGGAGGAAGTGGAGGCGTATGTAGATTGTCAGTACACTAAGTGACTATACAAATCTTTTAACCGTGATTGGAGGACTAATCACGGTGTTGCGTTATGAAATGTACGAAGGAGAGGAAGATTATCTGGCGGGCTATTGTCGTTTATATTAAACATAACAGTTGTATCAAGACAATTCTACTCAAAAGATCACTCACCTcttgatatatacatatatatatatacatatttatatatatattttataaaataaaaaataatgacaggATCAAAATATCctaaaagtaaaattagtttattggaaaataattttttaattatttatggaaAATAGTTTgtgtaaatataatttattttaaataaataaaaagatataATAGTTAATTATTGGTATATAAATCTTAAGAGATAACGAACATAAGACAAGATTACATTATACGCGTGGTAGATGTACATTCTGTCGAAGACTTTGAATTGTGTCGGTTGTTTTTGGTTgtgacaagttttttttttgattttgcattttttggttttgattttttttattttaagagttAATGGGTCGCGCTTAACATGGAGATGGAAATGATGGACGACAAGGGGATGGGGAACAACAATGTTGTTGAACCGATGCTAATTAAGCACAACGCGAGGAGCATCACCGAGGGGAAGAAGTTTTTTCAGTACACCTCCACGCTTATTGGTGAGTTTTGATAATCCTAATTGGTggaattattcatttatgtacctagactttttttattgaccaGATTTGGTGATAATTACAAAGTAAATATATCTTATCGGATATATATAGAACGtgtgattattttttcggtcGGTGCAGCGGTGAAGGGGTCGGAAATTTaaacggaaaattttttttattaattaagatcctacaactcctaaaatattaaaaatagacCCCTAatataaaaacgttttttttaggaaatttaataaGCTAGATTTGTTTGCTTCGAATTCTTTCTTAAACTCATTATTTTAGGAGTTACagccattttttataaagattagattataattttttatttttcatcaacGAGTCACTAATAAAGTTcctataactcctaaaatattgaagataagtCAATATAacacaaacattttttgtaggaaattttataAGCTAAAAGATTGatctcttatgattttttcctaaaattgatattttaggagttataattattttttacagtgagttgatcataatttttttattattcattcttttataaaattactacatttcctaaaatattgaaaatagacCCCTAATACACAAACGTTTTTTATAGGTAATTTaataagctacaattttatactcttatgattttttcctaAACTCattattttaggagttatgaccatttttatattaaaaaattattaagaattaatttttaattttttattatatagaaaCTATATAAGTaatatctcctaaaatattgaagatagacCCCTGATGCAAAAACGTATTTGataggaaatttaataagctataattttgtattcttatgattttttcctaaaatcaatattttaggagttatagcCATTTTTAAAACGACTAgatcgtaatttttaatttcctattATTTCGCCACTTAAATAgctatatctcctaaaatattgaaaatagacCCCTATAACACAAACGTTTTTGGTAGGAAATTTTCTAAGCTACAATTCTTGTCTCTTATAAATTTCtcctaaaatcaatattttaggaattatagccattttttataaagactagattataatttttttcatcaacgaGTCACTAATAAACTTCCTTTaaatcctaaaatattgaagataagtCAATATAatacaaacattttttgtggaaaattttctaagctacaattttggaTCCTTATGATTCttcctaaaatcaatattttaggagttacgACCATTTTTTTAGTAcctaaataattttctcctaaaatcaatattaatcTTAAATCTAAATATCCCTCAGCAACCTTGACTACCaacaaaagaaaacaaaagaaaGTAATAGCATGTTAATCGGTCATAAACTCATTGTCTAGATAACTAAAATCaacattataaatatcaaagaaCCGTAACCTTCTTTGTTTTCACCGTGACCCGAATAAGCTTACCAACAAAACAAACTAACTAAAACTTCCTCTTAATTTCCAGCGGGACTGATGTCGATGCAAGCAGGAATGAAGCTAAGCTGGACCTCACCCGTGGGGCCTTACTTGACCTCAGAGACCTCTTTCCTGATCGACATGACGGAGAACAAGATGTCGTGGGTGTGCGCACTGATGGCGCTGGGTGCAATAGTCGGTGCCGTCCCGGCCGGTAAGGTTGCCGATAAGATAGGACGCAAGACCGCGATAACGATAACAGCAGTGCCCTTCTTTATCTCCTGGCTGACGATAATCTTCACGCGGGACCTAGTGAGCCTTTACATCGCGCGCTTCATTGGCGGAATCGGCGCAGGGTCAGCTTGCGTCCTCGTGCCAGTTTATATCGGCGAAATATCCGAGCCTTCGATCCGTGGCGCCCTCGGGTCGTTTTTCCCGCTACTATTTTCCACCGGGGTGGTGTTTGTCTACGTAGTAGGAGCCTACGCCGCCTATATGGCCTTCAACATCGCCTGTTCCTTGACATTAGTTCCTTTTCTGCTGGTCTACTTCCTCCCGGAGTCGCCGCTGTGGTTAGTTCAAAATGGCCGCCTGGCAACAGCCGAAAGGGCGCTCAGAACGCTCCGGGGGGAGAATTACGAATTCAAAAAGGAAATTTCGGTGCTTCAAGAAGAAGCGGACCGCGTGGAGAGCAGCAAAGGCGGAATCCGGGACCTAATTGGCACCAGAGCCGGAAGGAAGGCCATTGGAACTTGCGTCGGCCTTATGTGGTTCCAGCAAATGTGTGGAATCGACGCAGTTCTCTTTTACACCGTCAAAATCTTCAAGGACGCTGGCAGTACCATCAATCCCTTCATCGCTACAATCATCATTGGGATCATAGAAGTCATCATGGCGGTCGTTGTAGCCACAGTCATCGACAAATTCGGCAGAAAGCCTCTGTTGGTAATCTCAGGCACTGCTATGACCATTTGCTTGGCTGTGCTTGGGTACTACTTCAAGCTTCAGGCGGAAAAAGTTAACTTAGAATCAGTCGGGTGGCTCCCTTTGACGTGTCTTGCGTTATTTAATGTTGTGTTTAGTGTCGGGTATGGCTCGGTACCTTTTGCGGTTATTTCGGAACTTTTTCCGCCGGAGACTAAGGGAGTTGCTAGTAGTCTTTGTATTATGGTCAATTGGGCGCTGGTATTTGTCGTGACTAAGTTCTTTCCGAGTATGGTTGAGGCCACTGGGCCTGATGTTACTTTTTGGACTTTTGCAAGCATGGCTGCTTTGTCCGCGTTCTTTGCGTTCTTCTTTGTTCCCGAGACTAAGGGGAAAACTTTGCAGGAAATTCAGACGAAATTAGCGGTGCATAAGATTAAGCAGGTTATTTAAGttagaaggaaaaaaaaatgggaattattgcggaaaaaaattatttaaatacatcaaggtgacttttttaaatagaGAATTATAAAgtcttgaaataataaaagaattttacttaagttattaaaaaaataaagaaaaattgtttaaatacaTCAAGGTGACCTTTTTAAATAGagaattgctttttaaatttgaattttcgcgGGAGAGTAGTTCCTAATCTGGCGCGCAACGCCATCTTACAGAGAAGGGGAAGTATATCCGTGTTTAAggtgttttaaataaataggcTTTATTTAGGTTAGATTTGTCCGGTGAATAAGttaatagaaacaaaaaaaatttgttcgaataattaataattatttgggaaaaataataattatttaaaagcgCGGACAGATATAAGGCTTCTAAAGATATTTAACAATTGTTTACCGAACCCGGACATGTTGTTTGTTTCAAGCCTTAATCAAgcatactttttatttattcgagattattttgcattaattaaaataaactaatattattaattttataaaagaaacTGTGATTAGAAAAAAACTAGCCGAACAATAAGAATGTTTCTTACAATGTCCTAAGATAAtggataattatattataatgtgaAAATAAGAGTGATTTTAATCAatagtattgaaaataaaatggctttaattaataaatatttaaatttcttaatttctaCACAATACGAGGATTAGTTAATAAGAATCTAATGAAAATCTTTCGCGATAACAAATTAAtgctatttattaaaaaaaatctttttaaatttgaattttcgcgGGAGAGTGACGTAGTTCCTAATCCGGCGCGCAACGCCATCTTACAGATTTTTTccgaactaaattttttaatttttattcttcaagcctttttaaccatttttttttttttaataatttatttatttattaattttttgtcaataaattaatgagaaaTTCTTTATtgtagaattaaatttaatttttgtccgaaatttaaactattacGCAGGAACTGGGTTCGAATCTTGGctagagttaatttttttttttttttaatgaaactaaacattaatataaataatagaaCTGCAattaactccaaaaaaaaatcttataagCCGTAAAAAAttcccatttattttttccttgtagtgtaaat
The sequence above is drawn from the Cotesia glomerata isolate CgM1 linkage group LG4, MPM_Cglom_v2.3, whole genome shotgun sequence genome and encodes:
- the LOC123263657 gene encoding facilitated trehalose transporter Tret1-2 homolog; translation: MEMEMMDDKGMGNNNVVEPMLIKHNARSITEGKKFFQYTSTLIAGLMSMQAGMKLSWTSPVGPYLTSETSFLIDMTENKMSWVCALMALGAIVGAVPAGKVADKIGRKTAITITAVPFFISWLTIIFTRDLVSLYIARFIGGIGAGSACVLVPVYIGEISEPSIRGALGSFFPLLFSTGVVFVYVVGAYAAYMAFNIACSLTLVPFLLVYFLPESPLWLVQNGRLATAERALRTLRGENYEFKKEISVLQEEADRVESSKGGIRDLIGTRAGRKAIGTCVGLMWFQQMCGIDAVLFYTVKIFKDAGSTINPFIATIIIGIIEVIMAVVVATVIDKFGRKPLLVISGTAMTICLAVLGYYFKLQAEKVNLESVGWLPLTCLALFNVVFSVGYGSVPFAVISELFPPETKGVASSLCIMVNWALVFVVTKFFPSMVEATGPDVTFWTFASMAALSAFFAFFFVPETKGKTLQEIQTKLAVHKIKQVI